The segment gtgtgagactgaacACGTCTGTGCTcgtcattcacacacagacacacactcacctgggTAAGGAACGCCTCCGTAGGTGATGATCTCGTAGAGCAAAACACCAAAGGACCAGACGTCAGACTTGTTGGAGAACTTTCCGTGGCTGATTGCTTCAGGAGCGCTCCACTTGTATGGAATCTTCTTATCTTCTGTGATGTAGAACGGCTCCTGCACggagaagaaaaacatcaatcTGATGCTCTACCTCTTCCTCCcttcatccctccctcctcctcctctccgacGGACCTTGATGACTCTGGCCAGCCCGAAGTCTGCAACTTTGCAGATGTAATCTTCTCCCACCAGGACATTTCGAGCAGCCAGGTCTCTGTGGATGCTGTTCTTCTCCTCCAAGTATGACATCCCATCAGCCACCTGGGCACCCATGTCAACGAGCGAGGCCAGGTTCTGAAGCTGACCCTCTGAACCTGAGACGGGGAGGCACAGAAAGAAACATTTACACCAGAGATGTGGTTCATCCTGTTGTTTTTCTAGTGTCTGATCTGCCTTATCAATCATTATCGATCCATATAATTTGCCACTGAAGGTTCACCTCTCAGGAAGCTGAGCAGGCTGCCTTTCTCCATCAGCTCGGTGATGATGTAGTAAGGTACGGACGCTGTGCAGACAGCAAACAGGGAGATGAGGTGACGATGACGAAGGCTCTTCAGGATCTGAACTTCCCTCTGAAACTCACGATGATTCATGTCTTTGtctggagaggaagaaagaacgATGGCAACAAAGAAGCTGGAGGTTTACAaaacagaggaacagagagtcaaaagaggaagagaagctgCACTTACAGccgctgaaaacaaagcagctcatgGCATCAGGGAGGCAGGAACCCCAGACTCACACATCTATTCCTCTCCTTAAAACTGACAGgggtcatttttttatttctagttTTCAAACCTGTCAGGAGGACATGaggaccacagacacactgatccaTGTCCTCCAACTGTAGTAAAGTTAAAtagaaatgtatgaaaaacaacTTTGAACCTATACCGCAGGCAGCCACCAGGGGGTGACCCAGATCATTTTTAGGGAGCTTCTCTGGATTTCTTTTCACTTCATTCTTTCACACGCCCAGGCCGAAGAAACGGCCGCTGTGCATGCATCTGCATCACAAGAAATGTCCGATTGTTTAAACCGGAAACCAGGTGAGCGGTGCTTCATGGCTGCTCCACAACCACACCAAGACAGAGATCATAGTTTAATTGTTTGTGAAACACTGTGACACATGAAGGTATTCACTTCCTGCTTAGAGGTAATTATAGCTTCAAAGAGTAAAGCAGGTTGATCAGATCAGTCGCCTGCTGGTTTTAAAGCCggtgacctctctctctctctctctctcacaaatAGTTtatcagtgtgtcactgtgattcCTCACATCGCTATGCTGCCTGTACGGCCAGTTGAAATGTATCAATGGGGAAACATCTGTTCGACCACACCTGGTTTCAGCATCAGTGCGGCCCAGCGTGCTctgtattcattgttttaatcCCTCATAATATCAATAGCTATCCAGCTTAGCACTGTGCTAACAGTGTGTGAACGGTGTGTGAGTCAGCTGATGAGTAAGCCACACACGGGAGTGTCGCTTACAGCATGTCAGTCAGTTCAGTCCagttcactgtctgtctgcccaGCTCCTGGAACCAGGCAGTTTGTTAATCTGAAACAAAACATAATCCAGAATCTGAAACCTGACGAAATCTTCTCACATTAAAcaaacttctccaccattttcttcaCTATTATTGCTATGACGGGAAGATAAGGAGGGTGGACAGCTTTgaccactgctgttgtttttctggaaGTCTAACGAGCTAAAACCTTCCCGTCCGTCACTGTTTCCTGCAGCCTTGGTGGTACGATCTGTCACTAACAGCTCATCTGACATGCAGCGGCCACAGGAGgctgcagaaatgtttccaaGCCCTGAAGCATCGACCTGCTGATGGTAAGACGTACCATTTTTGAGGACCTTGATGGCGACGTTGATGTGGTTTTTCCAGCGTCCGCGGTACACATCCGCAAAGTATCCGTtgcccagctcctcctccagggtGAACTCCTCTTTGGGGAGCTCCCACTCATCCACAGTGAAGTGACACAGATCCGGCGTGTCAGGCTTTTTCTGAGGATGACAAAAGCAGCACGGGACAGTTGTTACAGCTGAAAGGAAGCGACGTGAAGCTCAGTGATGTGGCAATCTGTCAGAAATGACAGCTGCTGATCCATAATTCCTGTTTTCACccgaacacaaacacacactcatgaggaaggaaaaggacagagagaggaccaGCATGTGTCCTGCCTCACCCTCTTGCAGGGGATCCCCAGTCTGACGGTGTTGTTGAGGCTGTTGGAGCAGTAGTACTCCACCAGGTCAATCAGAGAGGTGAAGTGGTGGTGCAGCTCCACGTGGAAatcactctcctctgtgtggtTGATCTTAAAGTGTTTCACCTGGTTGAGTGACCGCACTGCAGAGACATTCACACCACGTTAATTCATACTCATTTCCAATGTGATGGTAAGGTGACATCTTGatgctgatctgcagctgattatTCAATCTGTGTATTCACACCAAACCAGACTAactgttcgtgtgtgtgtgagtgatggcAGAATATCCCAGAGTCAATATTAGAACCAGGCATGCCTTACTGAGCACTACTGGCATGTCCTTTGTGTTATGCTGGTTTCATTCGAAGTCTTTGTGAACAAGAAGAATAAGTGAAATACAGAGGGGGTCTTTAGTGCGGCTCTGTGTGAAGGTGGCGTTTTTCTGAACTGAAGTGaaactgcctcctcctcctcctcctctttataTCTTGCCTGATAAAACATATCCGACGTCGTTCTTCTCGCTGTGTCGGATGAGAAAAGCTCCCTCCTCGTTTCCTGGTCCCATCAAATGGCTCTGGGCCTCGAAGCGGTTCATGGTCCCATAAAACCACCTGCATAGAGACAAAGGGGACCATGAAAGCCATTTCTTCACATGTGAGACACATTCAGAGGCCGACTATTCAGAGGCCGACTGGTCAGGGGCCGACTGGTCAGGGGCCGACTGGTCAGAGGCCGACTATTAGATCCTAGCAAATTTTCTAGAAAATGTAGTGGCCtagaaaaacactaaaatacgaattttttgagaaattttgcattttaaaaaaatcactataaataatccataaacactacagcagatattttacctgattattgttaaagaaagTCTCccctatcaccacagtgagtttcatgaaaaatactgcaggattatggagaaatgtaaggttaaattggcacaaaaatccgaatttttgagagattttgcattttaaaaaatcacaataaataaaccATAGAAACTACAGCAGATATTTTATGGGAATATTGTTAAAGAAAGTCTCCCCTATCACCACAATGAGTTTCATGAataaatactgcaggattatggagaattgtaaggttaaattggcacaaaaatccaaatttttgagagattttgcatttttaaa is part of the Parambassis ranga chromosome 7, fParRan2.1, whole genome shotgun sequence genome and harbors:
- the LOC114439097 gene encoding protein-tyrosine kinase 6-like, producing MGECLRKTCPCLESLWQRIFKDKKPAPGGGGGGGGGGGGDGSSGSGSSSRDRGGEDRPPSQPSTAQERVTEGGSIYTAMWPFEARHQEELSFQEGDLFSVVSRNGDWWTARKIDKNGRVLDSGVVPNNYLARAESPKTQPWFYGTMNRFEAQSHLMGPGNEEGAFLIRHSEKNDVGYVLSVRSLNQVKHFKINHTEESDFHVELHHHFTSLIDLVEYYCSNSLNNTVRLGIPCKRKKPDTPDLCHFTVDEWELPKEEFTLEEELGNGYFADVYRGRWKNHINVAIKVLKNDKDMNHREFQREVQILKSLRHRHLISLFAVCTASVPYYIITELMEKGSLLSFLRGSEGQLQNLASLVDMGAQVADGMSYLEEKNSIHRDLAARNVLVGEDYICKVADFGLARVIKEPFYITEDKKIPYKWSAPEAISHGKFSNKSDVWSFGVLLYEIITYGGVPYPAFSNQEVYQQVTKGYRMPVPSKCPDFLYQIMLKCWSAEPADRPDFKSLKVQLESYELE